GCAGCGACATCTACAGCCTGGGGGCCATTCTCTTCTTTATGCTCACGGGCAAGCCCCCCTTTATCTCCAACAACGTCTACAGCGTGCTACGCATGCACGTGCGGCAGAAGCCGCCACGTTTAAGTGAGGCGCACCCGGAACGCATCTTCCCCGAGGAGTTGGAACGCCTGGTAGCGCGAATGCTGGCCAAAGAGCCCTCGGAGCGCCCCAATGATCTCTCGGAAGTGATCGCCGCGCTGGACACCTTTGCCAACTCGCAGCTCTCCTCGGAGGTGACTTCCTCATCCCGGGTGGGTGCCGACCGGAAGACCCCGATCGCCGGGGTGTTCGGGGCGAACAAAACCACAGTCGCCTCAAGCGTCGAAGGCGCGGCGGCTTCCCCCGACGAACCTCACGGGTTTGCACGCGAGGATCACACCAGCGCAGCCACCCTGCAGGCATTCGCAAAACGACAGCCCGCCCACACGCCCGTCTTCTCCCGCACGGACACCCCGCAGCACCATGAGGGCCTCAAGGCCATTCCCGCCCAGGTCCGCTATGCCTCGCACGAGAGCAGCTCGGCCACAGCCGTGCCCGCGACGACGCATACCCTGCGGGTGAGCCCGGCAAACGTGGTGGCGAGCGCTCGCAGGGAAGGTTCCTTCGTGATTCTGGAGGGCGGCCCCCACGAAGCGATGCTCTTTGAAAGGACCGCCAGCGGTCCACGCCCCCTGGCGGTGGCAACCGCCTCGCGCGTAACCGCGCTGGCGTTGGGCGATGATGCCATCTTCGCCGGGCACCGCGACGGCTCGATCTCGCGCACCTGCCTCGATAAAGCTCAAACGCGCACCCTCTTCCAGGATGTGCGGCGCGCCTCCATCGCCTCCATCGCGGTGAGCCCGTGCAACAAGAGCGTGATCGCCGGCTCGACCTCCGGTCGGGTTTATGTCCACCAACCCGGACGCGCCAGCGCCAGCGAGTGGGCGCGTATCCGCAACGGTGAGGCCGTGCGATGTGTGACGCTGGGCGCAGGCGGCGATACCGCCGCCATCAGCCGCCGTGACAACGGCGTTGAAGTCATCTCGCTGGGTTCGCCGCGTCAGCCCACGGCCCAGTTCCGCACCGAAGCGCCGATCACCGCCATGACGCTCTCGCCGGATAACTACCTGCTGGCCGCGGCGCTCGCCAACCACACCCTGGCGCTCTTCCAGATTCCCACCGGGCGCAGGCTGATGAGCCTGCCCACACGCCATCTTGATGTCCTCGCCCTGCTCTTTGCTGACGGAAGCACTCCGACGGCCATCTGCGCGGTTGATCGTCAGGTCCAACGCCTCTGCTTTGAGCAGATCAGCGCCGGCACCGCCGCGCTCTAGGCCGCAACACCGGCCGTCCCCTCAACGCGGCGCTTCCCAACCCAGCCAACGCACTCGTCGCGAGCGCAACAGCCCGGCCTCCGCCTGATCGAAGAGCTCTTCGAGCCTTGCGAAGAGCTCACTGTTGTCGCGCGGCTCATAGCCTTGCAGCGCCTCGCGGTAGCGGGGCAGATCATCGACAAAATCCACAAGATCCGTCGGCCCCATCCTCCGGGTGTAGGTGCCGTAGCCCAGATCTTTGAGGTAGCGCGCGTTGAGCAGCTGCTCAAACTGCCCGCCTACCGGCGTCGCCAGGTAGGGTTTGCGCAGGTGCAGTGCCTCGCCCATCAGCGTAAAGCCCGCCGAGCCGATGACTCCGGCACAGCTGGCCAGATCCTCGACAAATTGCGTCTCGCTAAAAGGCCGAAAGGTCAGGTTCCCGTGGCGCTGGTCCTCTTTGATATCGCGGCGAAGTCCATACACATAGACCGGGCGCGTGAGCCCGGCGAGCATCCGTGGAAGATCCGAAAAACTCGGAGAGGTCTGGTAGACGAGCAGGTGCTCCCCCTCGGAGGGCTGCGCGTTGAGGAGCTCGGGACGCAAGATCGGTGGCACCAACGTGGTGCGCTTCTTGCGCACCCTCGGCTCGACGAAGGTCGTGACCACGTAGTGGGCCGCGCGCGGGCATTTGGCTTTGACGATCGATTTGGCCAGCAGAAACGCGTTCATCTCCTCACCGATGATCTGCTCTTCGTGCCAGCAGCGGTTGATGAGCTGAATGTTGTCGATGCAGATCAGCGGGATGCGATGAACTTTGGCAAAGAGCCAGCTCCAGCTCTCAAAGTCACTGATCACAAGATCCGGTTCGAACTTCGCGGCCATCTCGAAGTAGCGACGCACATTGGCAGGCCAGCCCTCCATCGCCCCGCGCAGGTTGTCGACGGCGGTGGCCATCCGACGCACCTCATTATTTTCCATGGCCATCGTCAGCCCCCAGATCTGGTCGACCTCGGGCACGCGCGCTTTGAGATAGTCATGGGCGCGCCCGGAAGCGACGACCTGCACCTGATAGCCCTGCTCCAGCAGCCAGGCCAGAACCACCCCGCTGCGCATCGCATGCCCCATGCCCTCGCCGACCACGCCATATAAAATCTTCATACCAACTCCCGGGCTTCGCCTCTCTTCGACGGATAACGCCCCCCTTGTACCGCTCACAAAGCGCGCGCTTCAAGCGTATCGCGGCCGGTCGCGGTGACACTTTAGAAACGCTCTGTGGCCTGGCAGCGCGCTCCTGCATCTTCCTTGCTCGATGGCCCCCCTCGAAGTATTGTAACGCCGATCCATGATGATGCGGCGGCGTCCGGTGGCGCGCACCTCCTGCCCATTTTGCCGGCGACACAAGGCCGGCCTTTTTCAGCGCCACGATTCCGCTCATCGTCGACCGCTCCAGCCGGGAGCGGCACCTGCCAGAAGACGACATGAATCACTGTGCCACGCGCCGGAGCTTTATTGGGGACACCCCACCGAGCGCTGCCGTCAAACGGGGTCAAGACCGTGCCGATCAAACTGCGATACGCTGGAAACACCCACGTCGGGATGAAGCGGGGCCATAACGAAGACAACCTTCGTCTTGTGCCTGAGGAAAACCTCTACATCGTCGCCGACGGCATGGGAGGGCACGCCAGTGGCGAGGTCGCCTCACAGCTGGCCGTCGACACCATCGCCGAGTTCTTCATGGAGACCAGCAAGGATGAAGATCTGACCTGGCCTTATAAAATGGAGAAGGGGCGCACCTACGAGGAGAATCGCCTGGGCGCGAGCATCAAGCTCGCCAACCTGCGCATCTTCGAGACGGCCAAAAACGACCCGAGCAAGCATCACGGCATGGGTACCACGGTCGTCGCGCTGTGCATCTGCGGAGAAACCATCTACGTGGGCCACGTCGGCGACAGCCGCGTCTATCGGCTGCGCGGCGAGGAGCTCCATCAGGTCACCGAAGACCACTCGCTGCTCAACGATTACATCAAGATGAAAGATCTCACCGAAGAAGAGATCGAGAACTTCCCGCACAAAAACGTCATCGTGCGGGCGCTCGGCATGAAAGAGACCGTCCAGGTGGATGTCTGCCACGAGGAGCCCCAGCACAAAGACCTCTACCTTTTGTGCAGCGACGGGCTCAACGGGATGATCAACGACAAAGCCATCCGTCAGATCATGGTGGATAACCGCGACAACCTGGAGGTCTGCATCGATAAGCTCATCGAGGCGGCCAACAACAACGGCGGAACCGACAACACCACATGTGTGATGGTGGAGATCTTCAAAGAGTAATTCCTTCTTCGCAAAGGATGGGTCATGTCCGAGGAGCTCGACGAACGCAGTGAGCCGGGCGCCGGGGCGCCGCGCGTGGTGATCGTGTCCGGGCTGAGTGGCTCGGGCAAATCCACCGCGATTCGCGCGCTCGAAGATCTGGGCTATTTCTGCATCGACAACCTGCCGGTGCCCCTGCTGCCCAAGGTGCTGGAGCTGGCGCAGAGCGGCCCTTCGCGCCAGGCGTGGCGACGGCTGGCCTTTGTCGTCGATACCCGCGATCACGTGCATCTGGATCAGGCCAACGCCACGCTCAAACAACTCCGCGACGAGGGGATCGACGTGCAGGTGGTCTTTCTGGAGGCCACCGACGAGGTGCTGGTACGCCGTTTCAGCGAGACGCGCCGGCGCCACCCCGTCAGCGAGGCGCGTAACGTGCCCGAGGGCATCCGCCTGGAGCGGGAGTTTCTCGACGATATCCGCGCGCGTGCCGACGTGGTCGTCGACACCTCCACGCATACCGTGCACACGCTCAAAGCCCTGATTCAAGAGCGCTTCAGCGATGATGCGCCCCCGCCCTTCTCGATCTCGGTGCTGAGCTTTGGCTTTAAGTACGGGCTGCCCATTGAATGCGATCTCGTCTTCGATCTGCGCTTTCTGCCCAACCCCTATTTTGTCGAGGAGCTGCGCCCGAAGACCGGACTCGATGCCGACGTGCAGCATTATGTCCTGGGCTTGAGTGAGACGGCGACCTTTCTGGGGCTCTTTCAACAGATGGCCGAGTTCACGCTTCCGATGTACGAGCGCGAGGGCAAAAGCTACCTGACCATCGGCATCGGATGCACCGGCGGGCAGCACCGCTCGGTGGCGATTGCCGAGACGATCGCGCGCCGGCTCTCCAACCGGGGCTGGAATGTTTCAACCCGCCACCGCGATCTAGAACGCAAGTCGCGCTGAGCGTCAGCCTGTCGCTCAGCGCTCTTCGTCTTTCCTCGATCTTCGCCCCCGCTGATTCGCCCACCTGCCCGGGGCGATCTTCTGAAATTGCCGCACTGAGGCACTGATGTCTGCACGTCGTCCGGGTCTCAAACCCATCGTGATCGCGCTGGCCGTGATCGTCTTCGGGGTGATCGCCGCACTCAACATCGAGCCGGTGCCCGCCCCCGGCGCTCCGCCTGTCGCCCCCGATGAGCTCGCCACCCTCTCGCCAGCAGAGGCCCTGGCCGCCGCCGACGCCTTCTACAAGAGCCGTCCCCTCTACGAGCGCCCCCACCCCTACACAGACGTGCCCGAGGGCCTCCCCGACCTGCGTGCCGAGACCTGCGGGGCCTGCCACGCCGAGATCTATGCCGAGTGGCAGCTCTCCACCCACCGCCGCGCCTGGCTCGACGACGCCCAGTTCATGGAGGAGCTCGCCAAATCCCGTGGCGAGCACAACCCGCCCGACGCCGAGCGCCATGACGTCAGCTGGATGTGCGTCAACTGCCACACCCCCCTGGTCAACCAGCTCGAAAAACTCGTGGTGGGCCTGGAAGAAGGCGACATCTCCAAACCGATCTACGTCGATAACCCCACCTTTGATGCCGAACTGCAGCTCGACGCCATCACCTGCGCCACCTGCCATGTGCGCGATGGCGTGGTGCTCGGCCCCCGGGGTGACGCCACCGCCGCGCCCCACCCGGTGGCAAAAGGCGATCACCTCCTCGACGAAGAGAACTGCGTGCGCTGCCACCAGGCCGAAGCCCTCTTCCCCGAGCAAACCCTGGGCTGCTTCTTCACCACCGGCGAGGAGTGGTCCCGGAGCGCGTTTGCCGAGAAGGGCCAGCACTGCCAGGACTGCCACATGCCCCAGACCGAGCGCCCCATCGCCCGGGGCTATAATGTCCCCGTGCGCAAGACCCGCCACCACTGGTTCGGGGGCTCGCTGATTCCCAAAAAGCCCGAGTATGAGTCGGAGATCGCCCCTCTTCGCGCGATCTTTGGCTCCGGTGCCTCCATCTATCTGGAAGGCCC
The sequence above is drawn from the Lujinxingia sediminis genome and encodes:
- a CDS encoding WD40 repeat domain-containing serine/threonine protein kinase; amino-acid sequence: MSNLGSSSGTGQHIRALREARRQKLREKSPQHHCPSCMSVVFADEPQCLECALSSPEAGWPSLEEANDPWLGRVIDKRYLVAKPLGRGSSAAVYRAESLSISRHFAIKIIATDKGQADQIIERLNREVEALSRLRNPHIVSFYEILDLKGSYVAAIMDLISGMTLEDLVIRQGPLNIQRACALLRQIANGLFEAHQAGMIHRDLKPENMMVERLPAGDDFMHILDFGIVRLTDDSGVSMTHGFIGTPLYASPEQAMAKTVDRRSDIYSLGAILFFMLTGKPPFISNNVYSVLRMHVRQKPPRLSEAHPERIFPEELERLVARMLAKEPSERPNDLSEVIAALDTFANSQLSSEVTSSSRVGADRKTPIAGVFGANKTTVASSVEGAAASPDEPHGFAREDHTSAATLQAFAKRQPAHTPVFSRTDTPQHHEGLKAIPAQVRYASHESSSATAVPATTHTLRVSPANVVASARREGSFVILEGGPHEAMLFERTASGPRPLAVATASRVTALALGDDAIFAGHRDGSISRTCLDKAQTRTLFQDVRRASIASIAVSPCNKSVIAGSTSGRVYVHQPGRASASEWARIRNGEAVRCVTLGAGGDTAAISRRDNGVEVISLGSPRQPTAQFRTEAPITAMTLSPDNYLLAAALANHTLALFQIPTGRRLMSLPTRHLDVLALLFADGSTPTAICAVDRQVQRLCFEQISAGTAAL
- a CDS encoding Stp1/IreP family PP2C-type Ser/Thr phosphatase, which codes for MKLRYAGNTHVGMKRGHNEDNLRLVPEENLYIVADGMGGHASGEVASQLAVDTIAEFFMETSKDEDLTWPYKMEKGRTYEENRLGASIKLANLRIFETAKNDPSKHHGMGTTVVALCICGETIYVGHVGDSRVYRLRGEELHQVTEDHSLLNDYIKMKDLTEEEIENFPHKNVIVRALGMKETVQVDVCHEEPQHKDLYLLCSDGLNGMINDKAIRQIMVDNRDNLEVCIDKLIEAANNNGGTDNTTCVMVEIFKE
- a CDS encoding MJ1255/VC2487 family glycosyltransferase, with product MKILYGVVGEGMGHAMRSGVVLAWLLEQGYQVQVVASGRAHDYLKARVPEVDQIWGLTMAMENNEVRRMATAVDNLRGAMEGWPANVRRYFEMAAKFEPDLVISDFESWSWLFAKVHRIPLICIDNIQLINRCWHEEQIIGEEMNAFLLAKSIVKAKCPRAAHYVVTTFVEPRVRKKRTTLVPPILRPELLNAQPSEGEHLLVYQTSPSFSDLPRMLAGLTRPVYVYGLRRDIKEDQRHGNLTFRPFSETQFVEDLASCAGVIGSAGFTLMGEALHLRKPYLATPVGGQFEQLLNARYLKDLGYGTYTRRMGPTDLVDFVDDLPRYREALQGYEPRDNSELFARLEELFDQAEAGLLRSRRVRWLGWEAPR
- the rapZ gene encoding RNase adapter RapZ; amino-acid sequence: MSEELDERSEPGAGAPRVVIVSGLSGSGKSTAIRALEDLGYFCIDNLPVPLLPKVLELAQSGPSRQAWRRLAFVVDTRDHVHLDQANATLKQLRDEGIDVQVVFLEATDEVLVRRFSETRRRHPVSEARNVPEGIRLEREFLDDIRARADVVVDTSTHTVHTLKALIQERFSDDAPPPFSISVLSFGFKYGLPIECDLVFDLRFLPNPYFVEELRPKTGLDADVQHYVLGLSETATFLGLFQQMAEFTLPMYEREGKSYLTIGIGCTGGQHRSVAIAETIARRLSNRGWNVSTRHRDLERKSR
- a CDS encoding multiheme c-type cytochrome, whose protein sequence is MSARRPGLKPIVIALAVIVFGVIAALNIEPVPAPGAPPVAPDELATLSPAEALAAADAFYKSRPLYERPHPYTDVPEGLPDLRAETCGACHAEIYAEWQLSTHRRAWLDDAQFMEELAKSRGEHNPPDAERHDVSWMCVNCHTPLVNQLEKLVVGLEEGDISKPIYVDNPTFDAELQLDAITCATCHVRDGVVLGPRGDATAAPHPVAKGDHLLDEENCVRCHQAEALFPEQTLGCFFTTGEEWSRSAFAEKGQHCQDCHMPQTERPIARGYNVPVRKTRHHWFGGSLIPKKPEYESEIAPLRAIFGSGASIYLEGPAENCAGNGCADARVVVLNDKAGHRFPTGDPERHVDVSARVLSPEGQELVRQEMRIGAIFDWWPEIKLRSDNRILPGESLEMGLSWEEHQLAMQDEPVIVEIEAVKERMHEEAFDFHELEGRYVRGRHFHRSRWEVDANGEVRLLEIEDDFGARQTLAPQEASPSPD